In the Tessaracoccus lacteus genome, AAGTACAGGGAGTGCGGCTTGTGCTCGATGTCCTTGTAGCCCGCGAAGAAGGCGGCGTTGAAGAGCGTCGTCGCCGACTGGGAGATGCCGCCGCCGGACTCCTTCACCAGGCGGCCGCCGTTGATGACGTAGCCGTCGACGTAGCCGTTGGCCGGGGTGCGCTCCCCGAGGGTGTCGTTGAGCGAGAAGATGTCGCCGGGCATCAGCACGGTGCCGTTGACGCTGCTGGCGGCCCGGCCGAGGTTGGTGTTGCGGTAGTCGGCGTGCGGGTAGTACGTCGTAAACTCGCCGATGACCTCGAAATCCTTGACGTCCGCCTGGGCCTCCTTGGTCGTATAGTCTGGCTCCTCCTTGGTGGCCGTGACCTCGGCGGTGCGCGCGTCGCCCGTGGCGGTCGCCGTCTTCTCGACCGCCTCCATGAAGGAGTCCTGGTCGAGGGACTGGCCCGTCTTCGCCTTTACGACGACGACCTCGCCGCCGGAGAACTTGAAGCTCGCGTCCTTGGCGGACGTCAGCTTCAGGGAGCGCTGCGCCTCCCTGGTGTCCTTGAACAGCTTGGCCCCGTCGAGGGAACCGACCAGCTTGCCGTCCTTGACCGCGAAGGAGGCGACTGCGGCGAGCGAGCCGGGTGCGATCTCCATGGAGTCGTCGCCGAGCGTCAGGGTGACGGGCCCGCTGACGAGCGGGTGGGCGAAGTTGTCGACGGCCTCGGCCACCATGGCGTCTGTGACCGCCGGTGCGGTGGCGGTGACGGGGGCCTGGACCGTGTTCCGGCCGGCCTCCCATGCCTGACTCGTGGCGTCGACGGCGGCGTCGACATCGAGCACGGTCGCGTCGACCGCCCCGGTCGTGACGACCTTGCCCTCCTTGAACGAGATGCTCGCGTCGGTGCCCTTGACCTCGAACTCGTCGGCCGTGGCTGCGACGGCCGCGCTCAGCTTGTCTTCGTCGACAGTGCGGACCAGGTCGATCTCGTGGCCGCCGGTGAAGGTCGTGACGATCTCGAGGGGGTTCCAGCTGAACCCTCCCCCGGCCTCGCGTACCGTGGCGTCGTAGTCGACGCCGAGCCCGGCGTCAGCGGGGTCCAGGGTGGCGGAGTGGGAGCCGTCGACGAGTGAGACGGGCTTGGCGACACTGTCGCTCAGCTCGGATTCGAGGGTCTGCCTCGCCTGCTCCGGCGACATGCCGCCGATGGCGACGCCCGACACGGATGCCCTGGCCGGAAGCTGGTTGCCCGCGACGAAGTAGGACGCGACGTATGCGCCGCCCACCACGGCGACGAGCCCGATGCCGATCCCGATGCCGACCTTTGCAGACTTCTTCACAAGACTCTCCTCAGCGACCTCGGCGGTCGCACCAGTCCAACATCGTACGGAACGCGACTGTGTGACTCAAAGAGCCGTCTGCGGATCACTTCAGGCGGAAGGCCCACGGGGTGCTGAGCACGCCGGGCGCGACGATTCCCACACGGCCGAGCAGGGTCGTGACCATCGACTCGATGCCGCCGAGGTTCGCCCCGGAGCCCGTGTGCTCGCTGGATCTGGCGGGTCGGAGCAGTTGTGCGAGGCCGTTCTCCCCTAGATGCGTCACGCGAGCCTTCGACTCGTCGATGCCGGCGAGTGCGCAGGCCCGCTCGATGGCGCGCCGCCGACCGCCGATATGGTCCACCAGGCCCCGGGTGCGGGCGTCCTCGCCGGTCCAGACCCGGCCGCGCGCAAGCTTCTCCAGGTCGTCGTAGTCCATGCCCCGGTCCCGTGCCGCGAAGGTCGTGAAGTCCAGGTAGACGCGGTCGAGCCAGCGGTCGAGCCGCTCCCAGTCGGCGTCGCTGAACGGGGTCGCAGGAGAGAAGGTGCCGGCGGCCTCGCTGAACGGCAGGGTCTCGCGGACCAGTCCGAGCCTCTCGTAGAGGCCCTGCGTGACGACCTTGCCGCCAAGGACGCCGATGGAACCGGTCAGGGTGGCGGCCTGTGCGACGATCTCGTTGCTCGCCATCGAGACGTAGTAGCCGCCGGAGGCCGCCATGGTGCCCATGTGCGCGACGACCGGCTTGCCCGCCTGCCTCAGCCTCAGAACCGAGCGACGGATGAAGTCGGAGGCCACGGCAGACCCCCCGGGCGAGTCGACGGCGAACACGACGGCGCGGACCTCGTCGTCGCGCAGGGCGTGGCGCAGCTGCTCGTCGACCACGTCCGCGCCGGCGGACTGGCCACCGGTCAACGAGCGGGTTCCGCGGCCGGTGACGATGGCACCGCGCAGCGTGACGACGGCGACCTTCGGCTGCGAACGGCGCAGCTTCGCGAGCCTGGCTGCGGGCGTCGTGTGCCGGTGCGCGAACACCAGGGCCTCGGGTGCGGCGCCCCATTCCTCGAGCGCGGCGGCGTAGGCCTCGTCGCGGTAGCCGATGCGGTCGATGAGTCCGAGCTCGAGCGCCCGCTCCGGGTCGACCGGCGACGCATCCATCGCCGAGCGGACGATCGTCTCGTCGACCGAGCGGCGGCGGGCGATCGCCGCCACGAGCCCGTCGGTGATGGACTCGCCGATCCGCTGCATCATCTCCCGGTGCGGTCCGGTGACGGTCTCCGCGGAGTAGGTGTTGGCCGCCGTCTTGTACTCGTGGCGCTGGCCGAACTGGGGGGTCAGGCCTGCCTTCTCGAAGAGTCCGCGCAGCAGTGTGATCTCAAGCTGGAGTCCTTCGATGCTTAGCATCCCCGTTGGCTGGACCCAGACGCGGTGCGCTGCGGCGGCGACGGCGTACGCGACGAGGCCGCCGCTGAGTTCGCCGAACGACTCGGCCCAGGCCATGGTCGGCCGATGCCTGCCGAAGGTCTCGATGAGCTCGGCGACCTCCTCGGCGTGCGCCAGGTCGAGGCCCGGCACGGCGTGCACGATGAGGCCGCGCACGTGCTCGTCGGTCGCGGCGTCGGCGAGGTGGTCGCGCAGGCCCTGCAGGGTGGGGCTGTTGATCAGCTGGATCGCTTCGAGCGGATTGTCCGGCCGGGCGGTCAGCACCCCGCGCGCCAGGTCCAGCTCGAGGACCACCTGCCTGTCACGTCCGAGGACATCGAAGACTGCCATGCGTCCCAGCTTACGGAAGGGCGGAAACGCGACGCGGGCCCTCCCAGAGGGGAAGGGCCCGCATCTGGCAGCGGCTGATCAGCCGAGCAGCGAGGTGGCGGTGGCGGCCACGTTGTCGGCGGTGATGCCGAACTCCTCGAAGCACTTCGCACCCGACGCGGAGGCGCCGAAGTGCTCAATGCTCACCGAGGCGCCGGCCGGGCCGACGTACTTGGCCCAGCCCATGGCGATGCCGGCCTCGACGCTGACGCGCGCGGTGACGGCAGCGGGGAGCACGGACTCCTTGTACTCGGTGCTCTGCTCGTCGAACCACTCCTGGCAGGGCATGGACACGACGCGGGTCGGCACGCCGGCGGCCTGCAGCTTCTCCTGCGCGGCCAGCGCGACGGGGACCTCGGAGCCGGTGGCGATGAGGATGACCTTGAGGTCACCCTCTTCCTCGCTCAGGACGTACGCGCCCTTCGCGACGCCCTCCGCGGAGGCGTAGCGCTCACCGCGGGCGACGATCGGGAGGTCCTGACGCGACAGGATGAGGCCGGCGGGGCGGTCGTTGCGGCGCAGGATCTCGCCCCACGCGACCGAGGTCTCGTTGGCGTCGGCGGGACGCACGATGTCGAGGCCGGGGATGGCGCGCAACGCGGCCAGGTGCTCGATCGGCTGGTGCGTCGGGCCGTCCTCGCCGACGCCGACGGAGTCGTGCGACCAGACGAAGATCGACGGGACCTTCATGAGCGCGGCGAGCCGGACGGCGGGGCGCATGTAGTCCGCGAAGACGAGGAACGTGCCGCCGTAGGGGCGGGTCAGGCCGGACACGGCGATGCCGTTGAGGATGCCGCCCATGGCGTGCTCGCGGATGCCGAAGTGCAGCGTGCGGCCGTACTCGTTGCCCGACCATTCCTTGGTGGTGCGGTGTGCGGGCAGGAAGGACGGCTCGCCCTTCATGGTGGTGTTGTTCGAGCCTGCCAGGTCGGCGGAGCCGCCCCAGAGCTCGGGCAGCTGGTCTGCCAGCGCGGAGAGGACCTCGCCGGAGGCGGCGCGGGTGGACTTCTTGCCCTCCTCGAACACCGGCAGGCTCAGCGTCTCGGGCAGCTTCCCGGCCTGGACGCGCTGCAGCAACGCGACCTTCTCGGGGTTGGCCTTGGTCCAGGCCTCGAACTTCTCGTCCCACGCGGTGCGGGCGGCCTTGCCGCGGGCCGCGACGTTGGCGCGGGCAGCGTCGACGGCGTCCTGGTCGACGGCGAAGGGCTTCTGCTCGAAGCCGAGCACCTCCTTGAGGGCGGCGATCTCGTCGGAGCCGATCTTGGAGCCGTGCACAGCGTGGTTGCCCTGCTTGTTCGGCAGCGGCCAGCCGATGACGGTGGTCAGCTTGATGAAGCTGGGCTTGTCGGTGACGGCCTTGGCGGCCTCGATGGCGTTGTAGAGCGCCTCGACGTCCTCGCGGTACTCGGTGCCGCCGTTCGTCCAGTCGACGTGCTGCACGTGCCACCCGTAGGCGGCGTAGCGGGCCTCGACGTCCTCGGTGAACGAGATGTCGGTCTCGCCCTCGATCGTGATGCGGTTGTCGTCGTAGATCAGGACGAGGTTGCCGAGTTCCTGCGTCGCGGCGAGTGACGAGGCCTCGGAGGAGACGCCCTCCTGCAGGCAGCCGTCGCCGGCGATCGTGTAGACGTAGTGGTCGAACAGGGACTCGCCGGCCGGCGCGTCGGGCTCGAACAGGCCGCGCTCACGGCGGGCGGCCATGGCCATGCCGACGGCGTTGCTGATGCCGGCGCCCAGCGGGCCGGTGGTGGTCTCGACGAAGGCGGTGTGCCCGTACTCGGGGTGGCCGGGCGTCTTCGCGCCCCAGGTGCGCAGCGACTCGAGGTCGCCGAGCTCGAGGCCCAGGCCGCCGAGGTACAGCTGGGTGTACTGGGTCAGGGACGCGTGGCCCGCAGACAGCACGAACCGGTCGCGACCGATCCACTTGTCGTCAGTCGGGTCGGTGTTCATGACCTTCTGGTACAGCAGGTACGCCACGGGCGCCAGGGAGATCGGGGTGCCGGGGTGGCCGTTGCCGACCTTCTCCACGGCGTCGGCCGCCAGGATGCGCGCCGTGTCAACGGCTCGGGCGTCCTTGTCCGTCCACTCAAAAGTCACAGTTGGTCCTTACCTAGGGGTGCTTCTCTGCGCAACAAATCCTATCGTGCGGGCTCTCGGTGGACCCAACGGCATCTGCTCAGTCCTGGGGGAACGGCCACGAAACCGTGTCGAGATCGACCGCGTCGATTGTCGGGGTCGGATCCTCCACCTGCCCTGCCTCGGCCGGCTCGGAGGGAAGGCCGGGGTCGACCGGGCGGATGGTCTCGCCGAGCGCCTCGCGGACGAGCTTCTGGATCCCCTCGGCGGAGGATCCATCGAACATGCGGGTCTCCGGCATGGCTCAGGCCTCCTTCGTGACGGGGGGCTCCGCCGACCACGGGAAGACGATCCACTCGTCGGTGGCGCACCACACGTAGTCGGGCTGGATCAACGTGCGGGACTTGGAGTAGAGGACCGCGGAGCGGACCTCCCCGCCGAAGCCGCGCAGCAGCTTGATGACCAGGCCGAGGGTGCGGCCGGAGTCGGCGACATCGTCGACCACGAGGATCTTCTTGCCGACGATGGAGTCGGTGTCGAGCATCGGGGCGAGCAGCACCGGGTCGGGCAGGGTCTGGTTGACGTCCGTGTAGAACTCGACGTTGATCGCGTCGCACAGCTTGACGCCCAGCGCGTAGGTCAGCGCTCCGGCCAGGGGCAGGCCGCCGCGGGCGACGCCGATGATCACCTCCGGTTCGAAGCCCGAGTAGGCGATGTCCTGCGCGAGTTCGCGCGACGCGGACCCGAACCCGTCCCAGGTCAGGATCTCTTTTGTCATCAGTTCATTGGAGTCCGCGTGGTAAGCCATGGACGTATGGTAGTCGGGCGGATTTTCCGGCCGGCGGGAGGTCCACGTCAGGCGAGGGGTCGCCCCCACCGTCGAGGATCAGGGTCATGAACACCACCGTGCGCCACTGACCGAACTTGAGCCCGACCTCCGGGAGTCTGCCGGTCTCCTCGAAGCCGAGCCTGCGGTGGAACTCGATGGAGGCTTCGTTGGTTGCGTCGATGACGCCGACCATGACGTGCACGTTGCGGCCCAGCGCGTGGTCGATCAGCGCATTCATCAGCATCCGGCCGCCGCCGACCGCACGCCGCCCCTCGGCGATGTAGACGCTGTGCTCGACCGTGTGGACGTAGCCGGCGAGGCTCCTGAAGGGTCCATAGGCTGCGTACCCGACGACCTCACCGTCGTCCTCGAGCACCAGCACCGGCTGCTCGGCGACCACATGCGCCTCGAGCCATGCACGGCGGTCCTCGACCGAGACGGGATCCAGTGCGTACGAGGCGGTCGTGCCGACGCCGGCCGTGTTGTAGATCTCCGTGATGGTGTCGATGTCGCGCGCGGACGCGGGCCTGATGGTGAGCATGTCCGCGATCCTAAGTGAGTCACCGGCGGCCCCGGTACGGTTGTCCCATGCCCGCGACCGTCTCAGCCGATGTCCATCGACTCAGCGGCCGGTGGGGCCGTCTCGACATGCACGCACTCGGCGCGACGGTGACGTCGTGGGCACCGGGGGGAGTCGAGCAGATCTTCACCTGTGAGGACGCCGAACCCTCGCCCGGCCGGATGTGGCACGGCGGCATCCCCATCTGCGCCCCATGGTTCGGCAGCGGCATGGGGCTCGACTGGGAGGTGCCGTTCCGCCACGGTCTCGTCTCGCGCGTCGCATGGCAGGTGGTGCACAGCACGTCCGGCGACGACGGCGCCACGATCGTGCTGCGCACGGACGCGAGATCGACGCGCCACCTCGCCGGATCGGACAGATTCCCCGCGGACCTCGGCTACGAGCTGCGGGCGGAGGCGGACGCGCGCGAGCTGGCGCTGAGCCTGACGATCACGAGCCCGACCCAGCCAACCCGGATCGAGGCCATGTTCCACCCGTACCTTGCCGTCGACGTGCCGACCGCCCGCCTCGCCGGGCTCGGCGGCATCGAGTACCGCGACTTCAGCGACGGGACGGAGGGTGTCGAGGTGGCGAGCCTGCGCGTGGACGGGGCGCTGGACCGCGTCTACGCCGCGGCCGCCCCGGCCACGGTCACCGACGCGTCGGGCAGCCTCGAGGTCGTCCCGGAGGGGGCGGCCACTGCCGTGGTGTGGAACCCGGGCATCGTCGACGGCCGCTTCGCCGCGGGCGAGGGGCAGCGCTTCCTGTGCATGGAGTTCGGCAACGCCGCCGCCGGCGCCGTCGACCTGCCGGCCGGCGGATCCCACCGCCTGGGGATCCGCCTGACCCGCGCCTGACCTCAGCGGCCGAGGGCATCCGCCTCGGCGCCGATGGTCGTGTCGTCACCGTGGCCCGTGTGCACGACCGTGGCGTCGGGCAGCCCGAACAGCCGTGCCCTGATCGACTCCTCGATGGTGTCGCGGCTGCTGAAGGAGCGCCCGGTGGCGCCGGGCCCGCCGTTGAAGAGCGTGTCGCCGGTGAAGACGCAGCCGAGTTCCGGCGCGTAGAGGCACACGGCTCCGGGCGCGTGGCCGGGCGTGTGGATCACCTGCAGCGTCACTGACCCGACCGTGAACTCCTGCCCGTCGAACAGGTCGTGGTCCCAGTGCCGGTCCGGGTGCGTCAGGCTCCACACAGGCTCGTCGGCTGGGTGCAGCCAGATGGGGGCGCCGGTGGCATCGGCCAGCTCGGGGGCCACGCGGACGTGGTCATCGTGCGCGTGCGTGCAGACGATGGCCTGGACGCGTCGACCGTCGACGGCCTTCAAGATGGCGTCGACGTCGTGAGGGGCGTCGATGACGATGACCTCGTCCTCGTCGCCGACCAGCCACAGGTTGTTGTCGACGTCGAAGGTCTGGCCGTCGAGGGAGAAGGTGCCGCTGGTGACGGCGTGCGTGATGCTCACAGGACCACCACCGAGCGCAGGACCTCGCCGCGGTGCATCTTCTCGAAGGCCTCCTCGATGTCGCCGATGCCGATCTCCTCGGAGACGAACGCATCCAGGTCGAGCCTGCCCTGCCGGTACAGGTCCACGAGCATCGGGAAGTCCCTCGACGGGAGACAGTCGCCGTACCAGGAGGACTTGAGCGAGCCACCGCGGCCGAACACGTCGAGCAGCGGGATGTCGGGGACCGTCATGTCGGGGCGCGGGACGCCGACCAGGACGACCGTTCCGGCAAGGTCGCGGGCGTAGAACGCCTGCTTCCAGGTCTGGGGAACGCCCACGGCGTCGATCACGACGTCGGCCCCGAACCCTCCGGTGAGTTCCCGGATTGCCTCGACCGGGTCCTGGCCGGCGGAGTTGACGGCATGCGTCGCGCCAAGGGAGGTTGCGCGCGCCAGCTTGGTGTCGTCGATGTCGACGGCGATGATCGTGCCCGCACCGGCGAGCGCGGAGCCGGCGATGGCTGCGCAGCCGACGCCGCCGCAGCCGATGACCGCAACCGACTTCCCGCGGGTGACGCCTCCGGTGTTGATGGCCGCGCCGATGCCGGCCATGATGCCGCAGCCCAGCAGCCCGACCGCCGCCGGGCGCGCGTCCGGGTCGACCTTGGTGCACTGCCCCGCCGCGACGAGAGTCTTCTCGGCGAAGGCGCCGATGCCCAGCGCGGGGGTCAGCTCCGTACCGTCGGCGAGCGTCATCTTCTGCGTCGCGTTGAAGGTGGCGAAGCAGTACTGCGGCTCGCCGCGACGGCACGCGCGGCAGTCGCCGCAGACGGCGCGCCAGTTCAGGATGACGAAGTCGCCGGGC is a window encoding:
- a CDS encoding VanW family protein, which encodes MKKSAKVGIGIGIGLVAVVGGAYVASYFVAGNQLPARASVSGVAIGGMSPEQARQTLESELSDSVAKPVSLVDGSHSATLDPADAGLGVDYDATVREAGGGFSWNPLEIVTTFTGGHEIDLVRTVDEDKLSAAVAATADEFEVKGTDASISFKEGKVVTTGAVDATVLDVDAAVDATSQAWEAGRNTVQAPVTATAPAVTDAMVAEAVDNFAHPLVSGPVTLTLGDDSMEIAPGSLAAVASFAVKDGKLVGSLDGAKLFKDTREAQRSLKLTSAKDASFKFSGGEVVVVKAKTGQSLDQDSFMEAVEKTATATGDARTAEVTATKEEPDYTTKEAQADVKDFEVIGEFTTYYPHADYRNTNLGRAASSVNGTVLMPGDIFSLNDTLGERTPANGYVDGYVINGGRLVKESGGGISQSATTLFNAAFFAGYKDIEHKPHSLYFDRYPAGREATVYYGSLDMRFQNDTEYPSIIQGYINKSSGSSRGSITFRIWSKRTWDKVESSELKKSNFYSGTKRTVTAANCSPQAAIQGFTVNYSRLFYMDGKVVRREPFTWTYSAGDQIVCE
- a CDS encoding S49 family peptidase; its protein translation is MAVFDVLGRDRQVVLELDLARGVLTARPDNPLEAIQLINSPTLQGLRDHLADAATDEHVRGLIVHAVPGLDLAHAEEVAELIETFGRHRPTMAWAESFGELSGGLVAYAVAAAAHRVWVQPTGMLSIEGLQLEITLLRGLFEKAGLTPQFGQRHEYKTAANTYSAETVTGPHREMMQRIGESITDGLVAAIARRRSVDETIVRSAMDASPVDPERALELGLIDRIGYRDEAYAAALEEWGAAPEALVFAHRHTTPAARLAKLRRSQPKVAVVTLRGAIVTGRGTRSLTGGQSAGADVVDEQLRHALRDDEVRAVVFAVDSPGGSAVASDFIRRSVLRLRQAGKPVVAHMGTMAASGGYYVSMASNEIVAQAATLTGSIGVLGGKVVTQGLYERLGLVRETLPFSEAAGTFSPATPFSDADWERLDRWLDRVYLDFTTFAARDRGMDYDDLEKLARGRVWTGEDARTRGLVDHIGGRRRAIERACALAGIDESKARVTHLGENGLAQLLRPARSSEHTGSGANLGGIESMVTTLLGRVGIVAPGVLSTPWAFRLK
- the tkt gene encoding transketolase, whose amino-acid sequence is MTFEWTDKDARAVDTARILAADAVEKVGNGHPGTPISLAPVAYLLYQKVMNTDPTDDKWIGRDRFVLSAGHASLTQYTQLYLGGLGLELGDLESLRTWGAKTPGHPEYGHTAFVETTTGPLGAGISNAVGMAMAARRERGLFEPDAPAGESLFDHYVYTIAGDGCLQEGVSSEASSLAATQELGNLVLIYDDNRITIEGETDISFTEDVEARYAAYGWHVQHVDWTNGGTEYREDVEALYNAIEAAKAVTDKPSFIKLTTVIGWPLPNKQGNHAVHGSKIGSDEIAALKEVLGFEQKPFAVDQDAVDAARANVAARGKAARTAWDEKFEAWTKANPEKVALLQRVQAGKLPETLSLPVFEEGKKSTRAASGEVLSALADQLPELWGGSADLAGSNNTTMKGEPSFLPAHRTTKEWSGNEYGRTLHFGIREHAMGGILNGIAVSGLTRPYGGTFLVFADYMRPAVRLAALMKVPSIFVWSHDSVGVGEDGPTHQPIEHLAALRAIPGLDIVRPADANETSVAWGEILRRNDRPAGLILSRQDLPIVARGERYASAEGVAKGAYVLSEEEGDLKVILIATGSEVPVALAAQEKLQAAGVPTRVVSMPCQEWFDEQSTEYKESVLPAAVTARVSVEAGIAMGWAKYVGPAGASVSIEHFGASASGAKCFEEFGITADNVAATATSLLG
- a CDS encoding phosphoribosyltransferase — encoded protein: MAYHADSNELMTKEILTWDGFGSASRELAQDIAYSGFEPEVIIGVARGGLPLAGALTYALGVKLCDAINVEFYTDVNQTLPDPVLLAPMLDTDSIVGKKILVVDDVADSGRTLGLVIKLLRGFGGEVRSAVLYSKSRTLIQPDYVWCATDEWIVFPWSAEPPVTKEA
- a CDS encoding GNAT family N-acetyltransferase translates to MLTIRPASARDIDTITEIYNTAGVGTTASYALDPVSVEDRRAWLEAHVVAEQPVLVLEDDGEVVGYAAYGPFRSLAGYVHTVEHSVYIAEGRRAVGGGRMLMNALIDHALGRNVHVMVGVIDATNEASIEFHRRLGFEETGRLPEVGLKFGQWRTVVFMTLILDGGGDPSPDVDLPPAGKSARLPYVHGLPRGLQ
- a CDS encoding MBL fold metallo-hydrolase, with the protein product MSITHAVTSGTFSLDGQTFDVDNNLWLVGDEDEVIVIDAPHDVDAILKAVDGRRVQAIVCTHAHDDHVRVAPELADATGAPIWLHPADEPVWSLTHPDRHWDHDLFDGQEFTVGSVTLQVIHTPGHAPGAVCLYAPELGCVFTGDTLFNGGPGATGRSFSSRDTIEESIRARLFGLPDATVVHTGHGDDTTIGAEADALGR
- a CDS encoding S-(hydroxymethyl)mycothiol dehydrogenase, giving the protein MQQVKGVVARAKGAPVTLETIVIPDPGPGEAVVRIQACGVCHTDLHYREGGINDDFPFLLGHEAAGIVESVGAGVTSVAPGDFVILNWRAVCGDCRACRRGEPQYCFATFNATQKMTLADGTELTPALGIGAFAEKTLVAAGQCTKVDPDARPAAVGLLGCGIMAGIGAAINTGGVTRGKSVAVIGCGGVGCAAIAGSALAGAGTIIAVDIDDTKLARATSLGATHAVNSAGQDPVEAIRELTGGFGADVVIDAVGVPQTWKQAFYARDLAGTVVLVGVPRPDMTVPDIPLLDVFGRGGSLKSSWYGDCLPSRDFPMLVDLYRQGRLDLDAFVSEEIGIGDIEEAFEKMHRGEVLRSVVVL